Genomic segment of Steroidobacter denitrificans:
GCACACCGCGCGTCAGCCCTGCGGCAGCCACATGAGCCCGACCGGACTCCAGTTCGCGCAGCACGTCGGCGACATTCGGCACCGAATACATATACAGGCGCACGCCCAGTTCGGCTGCGAACCGGCTGGCCAGTTCAAACTCGGGCCCCTGAGGACCTATCGCCCCCAGGTAGTAGGCACTGGGCAGATTGCGGGTCACGACGCGCAACTCGCCGGTCCGCATGATCTGCTCCAGTACGCTCGGGGGCTGTGAGCAGGTACTGAGCAGCAGTAGGGCAATGATGGCCAGGGTGATTTTCAATACGGCCGGTGCGTCGTCCAAAACGGCGGACAGATTACCAGCAAGCAGGATGGATGACAGCGAAGCGGAGCGCAGTGCCGAGATACCGACTGCCCGGAGCGGCCGGCCCTCGCCCCCGCCCTCGCTCAGCCATCGGCCGTGAGCGGCGATGAGACAAGGGTTACGGTCACTCGTCCCGCGTCGTGAACGAGCCGACTCACAAACTGGAGCGGCGATGAGACAAGGGTTACGGTCACTCGCCCCGGTGACTTCCAAGTGATTGATCTACAATGACCGCGTGGAACGACCGCCTGATTACAACGCGCACCACCGCGGCCACGACGCCGGCGATACCTCGCTTTTTCGAACAAGTTTTCCCATGATTTGGTGTAGAATCTGCACCAGTCGGCCTGGATCGCCGGCGGGTGCTGCTTTCCCGGCTGCATACGGCATGCGGACGCCCGCGAATGCCCTCGTAGAATCCGCCGCAGCGCGCTCTCCTGCCTGGCCGCCGATTCACGAACTTAGGCAATCCGCGCCGGCTGATATAAAATTGTTTCCTCGGCGGAGAGGTACCGAAGCGGTCACAACGGCACCGATTCGAAATCGGTTGAGGGCATTGCGTCCCTACGTGGGTTCGAATCCCACCCTCTCCGCCACTTCCTCTCGGCGCCTCCTCTCGGCGCCGGGCCGGAAAACCGGGAAAACTGGACCAACACATCGAAAAGACACAGTGTTACGCCCGGTGTTGTTTACACTGACCGAGTGATCTGAGATCTGCTTGACCGAATGATCTAAGACCCGCCACGACACTTCGGGGAGAGGCAAGGATGCCGCGACGCCTGCGCTTGCACATACCCGGCGCGTTTTACCACGTGACCTTGCGTGGCAACCATCGCCGAGACATCTTTTTCAAGGAAAACGACCAGCGAATCCTCTGCGATCTGATCGCAGAGGTCATCGAACGATTCGGCGCGCGGCTGCATGCCTATTGTTTCATGACCAATCATGTTCACTTGTTGATTCAAGTGGCCGATATGCCGCTGGGTCGGCTCATGCTGCATATCGCCGGCCGCTATGCGCGCACGATTCAAGTCACGTTGGATACCACCGGACACCTGTTCGAGAAACGCTATCACTCAGTGCTGGTCGATGCGGATGAATATCTACTCGAACTGCTGCGCTACATTCACCTCAATCCTGTAAGAGCGCATATGGTGGCATCACCAGATGACTACCCCTGGTCAAGTCATCACGTATACGCAGGCAAGCGCGAGGAATCCTGGGTCACGACCGACTTCGTGCTGTCGCGCTTTCATTGGCAGCGCAGCCAGGCAATGCATGCATACCGGCAGTTCATCTACAGCCACATCGGGCAGTCGACAACATCCCCGCTGGATGCGTGCAATCCGCATGATCATCGGATTCTGGGTGGCGATGACTTTGCCGCCAGAATGCTCGGCGACGCCTGGCACCCGTGTTCGCACAAAACACTGGAGGAGATCATCGGCGAGGCCTGTACGATTTTCTCGATCATGCCGGAACACCTCGTATCAACCAGTCGCGCAGCATCCCTGGTCAAAGCTCGTGCCTGGATCGCGTATCAGGCTATCACGCTACGTGTCGCCCCCTTGGCCAGGGTCGCTCGACGGCTCAACCGTGACGAGTCCAGCTTGCGGCATGGAGTCAAGCATCACTTCGGCGGTGTGTGACTTGTAATTATCCCGGTTTCCCGGCCCGGCACCGTTTAACATACTGCGTTTGCACTCGCCGGCACCGATTTTCCACAGGAGACACTCCATGGCGACTTCCATATACGACGTTCCGGTCAAACGGATCGACGGCAGCGATGCCTGTCTTGGCGACTATCGCAACAAGGTGTTGCTGGTGGTCAATGTGGCGTCCAAGTGCGGACTGACGCCGCAATACGCCGGTCTGGAGAAACTGTACCAGGACAAGCGAGCCGCAGGTCTGGAGATCCTTGCTTTTCCCGCCAACGACTTCAAGGAACAGGAGCCGGGTTCGGATGCCGAGATTCGCGAATTTTGTTCAAGGACCTACGACATACACTTCCCCCTATTCTCGAAGATTTCCGTGATCGGTGCCGATCAGCACCCGCTTTATGCGGCGCTGACATCGGCCCAACCGGCCGCCATTGGCGACGGTCCATTCCGCGAACGGCTCAAGGAGTACGGCATCGACACCGGCAAGCCGGCCGACGTGCTGTGGAACTTCGAGAAATTCCTGATCGACCGTCAGGGCGGCATCGTGGCGCGCTTTGCACCGGACGTCGCCGCGGACGATCCGCGGCTGACCACGGCGATCGATACAGAACTGGCGAAATAATGAAGGCTGATGAAAACGACAGCTCTCTAACCTGGGAAAGACTGGCGGGAGGGTTGGGATGACCTTGCCCAATACGTCTTTCGCCACAGGATTGCGGCGCGCTGTTACGCTCTGGGACCTCGTCGCTGTTTTGCTCATTCTCGGCGCGCTGATCCTGCTCGCACAGGGCAGCCGGGAACTCATGCAGCCCTTGCCCGAGCCCGGCTTCGGCGCCATCGATCTTGACCCCGCCGTTCTACCGAAATACGCGCTGCATACTTCGCTCAGAATGCTGGCGGCGATGGTGTTATCGCTTCTGTTCACTTTCACCTACGCGACTTGGGCGGCCAAAAGTCGGCGCGCAGAACAGGTGCTGATTCCACTGCTCGATATTCTCCAGTCGGTGCCGATCCTCGGCTTCATCTCCGTCTCGGTGATCTTCTTCATGTCGCTGGCTCCGGGACGGATGCTCGGCGCAGAAATGGCGGCGGTCTTCGCCATCTTCACCAGCCAGGCCTGGAACATGGCCTTCAGCTTCTACCAATCGCTGCGCACCGTTCCCAGGGAGCTCACCGAGGCATCGCACTCTTTCCAGCTCGGTCCATGGATGCGCTTCTGGAAACTGGAAGCACCGTTCGCGATGCCGGCGCTGGTGTGGAACATGATGATGTCGATGTCGGGCGGCTGGTTCTTCGTCGTTGCCTCGGAGGCGATCAGCGTCGGCGACACGACGGTGACGCTGCCAGGCATAGGTTCATATATTGCGCTTGCCATCGCGGGGCGCGATCTCGGAGCCATCTTCTGGGCGATCGCGACCATGCTCGTGGTCATCATGATCTACGACCAGCTGCTGTTTCGGCCGCTGGTGGCTTGGGCGGACCGGTTTCGCTTCGAACAGGAAACTGGTGCGACACCACCGGGTTCCTGGGTATTGACTGCACTGAGCCGTTCACGGCTCGTCGCGCTCGTCGTCGCGCCGCTGGCAAACATCTGGCGCAGAACCTACCGGGCATCCTCCGTACCGGATCACACGGCACCCTTCGGCCGCCGGGAAGCCAGGGCCAACTTGGCGGTATGGCTCGATCGGCTTTGGTACGGTGCAATCATTGCAGTCTGCCTCGTCGCCCTGTGGATGATCACCGGCTTCGTACTGGAAGGCGTGACATTGGCCGAGGTAGGAACTGCCGTCCTCTTCGGCCTCGCGACCATGGTGCGCGTCTTCGTGCTGATCGCGCTTGCCAGTATTATTTGGGTGCCGATCGGCGTCTGGCTCGGTCTGCGTCCGGGAGCCGCGCGCATCGCCCAGCCGATTGCCCAGTTCATGGCGGCGTTCCCCGCCAACCTCCTTTTTCCTTTGGCCGTATCGGCGATCGTGGTGCTGCGGCTCAATCCTGACGTCTGGCTGAGTCCGTTGATGATCCTCGGCACACAGTGGTATATCTTGTTCAACGTCATCGCCGGCGCATCGACCATCCCGAGCGAGCTGCGCGATATCGGCGCCAATTTGCGAGTCCGCGGCTGGTTGTGGTGGCGACGCATCGCGCTACCGGCGGTATTCTCTTTCTACATGACCGGTGCCATCACGGCTTCGGGTGGATCGTGGAATGCCAGCATCGTCGCCGAGATTGCAAGTTGGGGCGACACTACGCTCAAGGCCCACGGTCTCGGCGCCTACATCGCCGAGGCGACGGAGGCGGGAGATTTTCACCGTATCGTACTCGGGATCGCCGTGATGAGCGCCTTCGTCGTCATCATCAATCGGGCTTTCTGGCGTCCGCTCTATGCGCACGCCGAGCGTAAATTCCGTCTGGGCTGAAGGAAGAACGATGGATACCACTGCCTTGCTGGCCATTCAGGGGATCCGCAAGTCGTTCCGCAAGCCGGACGGCGGCGAGTTGCTGGTTCTCGACGGCATCGATCTCACCTTGAAGGAAGGTGAAATCGTCGGTCTGCTCGGACGCTCCGGCTCGGGCAAGTCGACACTACTGAGGCTCATCGCCGGGCTCTCCAGGCCGGCGGCCGGCTCCATCACCTATCTTGGCAATGCAGTGACCGCGCCGCCGCCGGGTATCGCCATGGTCTTCCAAAGCTTCGCGCTGTTTCCCTGGCTCACGGTGCTGGAGAATGTACAACTCGGTCTGGAAGCACTGAGGCTCCCACCCGAGGAAATTCGTCGCCGCGCCATCGAGGCGATCGACCTGATCGGCCTGGACGGCTTCGAGTCGGCCTATCCGCGCGAACTATCGGGCGGCATGCGCCAGCGCGTGGGTTTTGCGCGGGCGCTGGTCGTCCACCCCAACATCCTGCTCATGGACGAACCCTTCTCGGCACTCGATGTACTGACGGCAGAGACGCTGCGTACCGACTTCCTGGATCTGTGGTCCGAAGGCCAGCTGCCCATCAAGGGCGTGCTCCTGGTCACCCACAATATCGAGGAAGCCGCACTGATGTGCGACCGCATTCTCGTCTTCGGCAGCAATCCAGGCCGAATTCTGCAAGAGATCAACGTCGAGTTGCCGCATCCGCGTGCCCGTCTCGATCCCGCCTTTCGCGACTTGGTCGAGCGTATCTATGTGGAAATGACAACCAAGACAGCCGCACCTGCCGACAGACGGGCCGAGCGCTTTCCCGGTACGGGCATCGGCACCATCCTGCCCCCCGTCTCCACGAGTCTTTTGTCCGGTCTGCTCGAGGCTGTAGCAGCACCGCCC
This window contains:
- a CDS encoding REP-associated tyrosine transposase; translated protein: MPRRLRLHIPGAFYHVTLRGNHRRDIFFKENDQRILCDLIAEVIERFGARLHAYCFMTNHVHLLIQVADMPLGRLMLHIAGRYARTIQVTLDTTGHLFEKRYHSVLVDADEYLLELLRYIHLNPVRAHMVASPDDYPWSSHHVYAGKREESWVTTDFVLSRFHWQRSQAMHAYRQFIYSHIGQSTTSPLDACNPHDHRILGGDDFAARMLGDAWHPCSHKTLEEIIGEACTIFSIMPEHLVSTSRAASLVKARAWIAYQAITLRVAPLARVARRLNRDESSLRHGVKHHFGGV
- a CDS encoding ABC transporter permease, giving the protein MTLPNTSFATGLRRAVTLWDLVAVLLILGALILLAQGSRELMQPLPEPGFGAIDLDPAVLPKYALHTSLRMLAAMVLSLLFTFTYATWAAKSRRAEQVLIPLLDILQSVPILGFISVSVIFFMSLAPGRMLGAEMAAVFAIFTSQAWNMAFSFYQSLRTVPRELTEASHSFQLGPWMRFWKLEAPFAMPALVWNMMMSMSGGWFFVVASEAISVGDTTVTLPGIGSYIALAIAGRDLGAIFWAIATMLVVIMIYDQLLFRPLVAWADRFRFEQETGATPPGSWVLTALSRSRLVALVVAPLANIWRRTYRASSVPDHTAPFGRREARANLAVWLDRLWYGAIIAVCLVALWMITGFVLEGVTLAEVGTAVLFGLATMVRVFVLIALASIIWVPIGVWLGLRPGAARIAQPIAQFMAAFPANLLFPLAVSAIVVLRLNPDVWLSPLMILGTQWYILFNVIAGASTIPSELRDIGANLRVRGWLWWRRIALPAVFSFYMTGAITASGGSWNASIVAEIASWGDTTLKAHGLGAYIAEATEAGDFHRIVLGIAVMSAFVVIINRAFWRPLYAHAERKFRLG
- a CDS encoding ABC transporter ATP-binding protein — its product is MDTTALLAIQGIRKSFRKPDGGELLVLDGIDLTLKEGEIVGLLGRSGSGKSTLLRLIAGLSRPAAGSITYLGNAVTAPPPGIAMVFQSFALFPWLTVLENVQLGLEALRLPPEEIRRRAIEAIDLIGLDGFESAYPRELSGGMRQRVGFARALVVHPNILLMDEPFSALDVLTAETLRTDFLDLWSEGQLPIKGVLLVTHNIEEAALMCDRILVFGSNPGRILQEINVELPHPRARLDPAFRDLVERIYVEMTTKTAAPADRRAERFPGTGIGTILPPVSTSLLSGLLEAVAAPPYEGKADLPIIAATLQMEIDDLFPVAETLQMLRFAEVAGGDIRLTAEGLQFADLDIDQRKRLFARHLLNYVALAGHIRCILDERPEHRAPWSRFANELEDHMSPGAAEQTLRAVIDLGRYAEVFAYDDHTHIFSLDDP
- a CDS encoding glutathione peroxidase; this encodes MATSIYDVPVKRIDGSDACLGDYRNKVLLVVNVASKCGLTPQYAGLEKLYQDKRAAGLEILAFPANDFKEQEPGSDAEIREFCSRTYDIHFPLFSKISVIGADQHPLYAALTSAQPAAIGDGPFRERLKEYGIDTGKPADVLWNFEKFLIDRQGGIVARFAPDVAADDPRLTTAIDTELAK